In a genomic window of Cyprinus carpio isolate SPL01 chromosome A10, ASM1834038v1, whole genome shotgun sequence:
- the LOC122146531 gene encoding uncharacterized protein LOC122146531: MNAPIPYEAKHPVILPNNHHVTQLIIRHYHLRLGNAGPERVLTEIRQSFWILKGRAVITQTLKSCLQCRKLRARPQAQQMADLPDSRVTPCEPPFTRVGIDYFGPFLIKKARSEQKRYGCLFTCLTTRAIHLEVAHTLDTDSFINALQRFIARRGPPSEIRSDNGTNFVGGLRELRKAISEWNQQKISDYLLQNNVKWIFNPPAASHMGGVWERQIRTVCSILNTVLLQQAPDDEGLTTLFCCVESIVNGRPITKLSDDPSDPLPLTPNHLMLLRSGPTLPPGAFVKQDVYRRRWCQVQYLANIFLSRWIKEYLPALQQRQKWLQPKRNLQVGDLVIILHENAPRNHWPLGLITRVYPGTDGLVRTVEVKTQAGVFSRPVDKICLLEASFIS; the protein is encoded by the coding sequence ATGAATGCCCCAATTCCTTACGAGGCTAAACATCCAGTGATCCTACCTAACAATCATCACGTCACCCAGCTGATTATTCGTCACTACCATCTTCGTTTGGGTAATGCGGGTCCAGAACGAGTTCTTACAGAAATTCGTCAAAGTTTCTGGATTCTAAAGGGACGTGCTGTCATTACCCAAACTCTCAAGTCATGCCTACAGTGTCGCAAGTTAAGAGCTAGGCCGCAAGCCCAGCAAATGGCAGACTTACCTGACTCTAGAGTTACTCCGTGTGAGCCTCCATTCACTCGAGTGGGCATAGACTACTTCGGACCATTCTTGATTAAGAAGGCACGCAGTGAACAAAAGAGGTATGGATGTTTGTTTACATGTCTCACTACGAGAGCTATTCATCTCGAAGTCGCACACACCCTCGATACTGATTCCTTTATCAATGCATTACAACGATTCATCGCTAGGAgaggcccaccttctgaaatacggTCAGATAACGGAACTAATTTCGTTGGTGGATTACGAGAGTTACGGAAAGCCATCAGTGAATGGAATCAACAAAAGATTTCTGATTACCTGCTGCAGAACAATGTAAAATGGATCTTCAATCCACCCGCTGCCTCCCATATGGGTGGTGTTTGGGAGCGACAAATTCGCACCGTTTGTTCCATTCTAAACACTGTCCTATTGCAGCAGGCACCAGATGACGAGGGTCTGACAACACTGTTTTGTTGCGTTGAGTCTATTGTGAATGGTAGACCAATCACTAAACTCTCAGATGACCCATCAGATCCTCTACCACTCACCCCAAATCATCTGATGTTACTCCGTTCAGGTCCAACTCTACCCCCAGGAGCCTTCGTAAAACAAGATGTTTACCGACGCAGATGGTGCCAGGTCCAGTATCTGGCAAATATCTTCTTGTCGAGATGGATTAAAGAATATTTGCCCGCACTGCAGCAACGCCAAAAATGGCTACAACCAAAGCGGAATCTTCAAGTAGGAGATCTTGTGATAATTCTGCATGAAAATGCACCACGCAATCACTGGCCACTAGGTCTGATTACTCGAGTTTATCCAGGTACAGATGGACTTGTGCGTACTGTGGAAGTGAAAACACAGGCAGGAGTCTTCAGTCGTCCTGTGGATAAAATCTGCCTCCTGGAAGCCAGTTTTATCAGTTGA
- the LOC109111248 gene encoding trace amine-associated receptor 13c-like — MVYEIEDHETQYCFPAINSSCIKGKRSSYEYNIISCTLQPNLIILSLAVADMLVGVIIMPVDAIKLIETCWYFGDTFCDVFMIIMGLLLSASLSNLVLIAVDRYVAVCHPLLYPKKITTAKTLISISLCWFFSSTYNIGYLVSGRYFAASQRSDACYGKCYLVIRFSWTLTDLFFSLLLPCTLIINLYLRIFYVAHQQVKVINSLMKSGKCVTEGSVRRKSESKAALTLGIIVTVYLLCYIPYTLSATSTTVISSATITFLLWTLYVNSGLNPLIYALFYRWFKISVKHILTFKIFEPASSLVDIFKDY, encoded by the exons ATGGTCTATGAGATAGAGGATCATGAGACTCAATACTGCTTTCCTGCCATCAACTCATCATGTATCAAGGGAAAGCGCTCAAGTTATGAATACAATATCAT aAGCTGCACACTCCAACCCAACCTGATCATTCTCTCTTTGGCTGTGGCCGATATGCTTGTAGGGGTTATTATCATGCCTGTGGATGCCATCAAGCTAATTGAGACATGTTGGTACTTTGGAGACACTTTCTGTGATGTGTTTATGATAATCATGGGACTGCTTCTCTCAGCATCTCTCAgcaatttagttttaattgccgTTGATCGTTATGTGGCTGTGTGTCACCCTTTACTGTACCCAAAGAAAATAACAACAGCTAAAACTTTAATAAGCATCAGTCTCTGCTGGTTTTTCTCTTCAACCTACAATATTGGCTATTTAGTTAGTGGCAGATATTTTGCAGCTTCCCAAAGATCAGATGCATGTTATGGAAAATGCTATTTAGTAATACGTTTTTCTTGGACATTAACCgacctttttttttccctcttgttaCCTTGTACCCTGATTATAAATTTATACTTGAGGATTTTCTATGTTGCACATCAGCAAGTGAAAGTTATAAACTCCCTGATGAAGAGTGGTAAATGTGTAACGGAAGGATCAGTGAGGAGGAAATCTGAGAGCAAAGCTGCACTGACATTAGGAATCATTGTGACAGTTTATCTGCTTTGCTATATTCCCTATACATTGTCTGCAACAAGTACTACAGTAATATCTTCTGCCACAATTACATTTCTATTATGGACTTTGTATGTTAACTCAGGTCTGAATCCTCTTATCTATGCTTTATTCTACCGCTGGTTTAAAATATCAGTTAAACACatcttaacatttaaaatattcgaGCCAGCATCCTCTCTTGtggacatttttaaagattattaa
- the LOC122146478 gene encoding uncharacterized protein LOC122146478, translating into MFYQVRVPSDERDVLRFLWWEDNDPNKPPKHYRMTAHLFGGVWSPSAANFALQRVAEDNRGNFSDDTVETVKRNFYVDDCLKSVPTEDAAMKLASELRELLTCGRFGLTKWLSNSKEVMKSIPADDWAKSLHEVNLDQEDLPFERTLGVLWDVERDCFTFDVKSVDKPVTKRGVLSTTSSIYDPLGFASPFVLKAKAIFQELCRLKVEWDEELPVDIAAQWHRWLNDLPLLSALTIPRCLRPTSTSCFLSTQLHHFSDASELAYGAVSYIQIGGTCRLVMSKARLAPIKPVSIPRLELLAAVVATELNQHIKQHVEIPIERTFFWTDSTIALQYIKNKHCRFQTFVANRISKIHERSESCQWRHIDSVSNPADDVSRGMTMREILASERWVSGPHFLRHDEEHWPAQPIINDLPDEAEIKRGKEVYAANVTPNQAMKNAVDRLLERYSSWHRLKRATAIVLTNCLGAPQW; encoded by the coding sequence ATGTTCTATCAGGTCCGAGTGCCTTCTGACGAAAGAGATGTGCTTCGCTTCCTGTGGTGGGAAGATAACGACCCGAACAAACCACCTAAGCATTATCGTATGACGGCTCATCTGTTTGGAGGTGTCTGGAGTCCTAGTGCTGCCAATTTTGCCTTGCAACGAGTGGCAGAGGACAATCGTGGAAACTTCTCTGACGACACAGTGGAAACGGTTAAGCGAAATTTCTATGTCGACGATTGCCTTAAGTCAGTACCAACAGAGGATGCTGCCATGAAACTTGCTTCCGAACTCCGGGAACTGCTCACCTGCGGACGCTTTGGATTAACCAAGTGGTTAAGCAATTCCAAGGAAGTGATGAAATCAATACCAGCTGATGACTGGGCAAAATCATTACATGAGGTAAACCTTGACCAAGAGGATTTGCCATTTGAACGAACACTGGGCGTCCTTTGGGATGTAGAACGAGATTGCTTCACATTTGATGTCAAGTCAGTAGATAAACCTGTAACAAAGAGAGGAGTATTGAGCACTACCAGTTCCATCTATGATCCTTTAGGATTTGCAAGCCCTTTCGTGCTCAAAGCTAAAGCAATCTTTCAAGAGTTGTGCCGCTTAAAAGTTGAGTGGGATGAGGAGTTACCGGTGGACATAGCAGCACAATGGCACAGATGGTTGAACGACTTGCCTCTGTTGTCAGCACTGACAATTCCAAGATGCCTTAGACCAACATCCACAAGTTGTTTTTTATCTACCCAGCTCCATCACTTTTCCGATGCTTCGGAACTGGCTTATGGTGCTGTTTCATACATCCAGATTGGCGGCACCTGCAGGCTCGTGATGTCAAAGGCCAGACTTGCTCCAATCAAGCCAGTTAGCATACCACGACTGGAGCTACTAGCAGCAGTTGTTGCTACGGAGCTGAATCAGCATATCAAACAACATGTAGAGATTCCAATTGAAAGGACTTTCTTTTGGACAGACAGTACTATTGCACTTCAGTACATTAAAAACAAGCATTGTCGTTTCCAGACATTTGTCGCCAACCGTATATCAAAAATACATGAACGCTCAGAATCATGCCAGTGGAGACATATTGATTCTGTCTCTAACCCTGCGGATGACGTCTCTCGAGGGATGACTATGAGGGAGATTTTGGCAAGTGAACGATGGGTATCTGGTCCACACTTTCTTAGACATGATGAGGAACATTGGCCTGCTCAACCTATTATAAATGACTTGCCAGATGAAGCAGAGATCAAACGAGGCAAAGAAGTCTATGCAGCTAACGTAACACCAAACCAAGCAATGAAAAATGCAGTGGACAGACTACTGGAACGATACTCCAGTTGGCATCGTTTGAAAAGAGCTACTGCTATTGTGCTGACAAACTGCCTGGGAGCTCCTCAGTGGTGA
- the LOC109076542 gene encoding trace amine-associated receptor 13c-like yields MVYEIEDHETQYCFPAINSSCIKGKRSSYEYNIMYAFVSLLSAWTVFLNLLVIISISHFKKLHTPTNLIILSLAVADMLVGLIIMPVDAIKLIETCWYFGDTFCDVFLIIMGLLLSASLSNLVLIAIDRYVAVCHPLLYPKKITTAKTLISISLCWFFSSTYSIGYSVSGRYFEASQRSDACYGKCYLVIRFSWILTDLFFSLLLPCTLIINLYLRIFYVAHQQVKVINSLMKSGKCVTEGSVRRKSESKAALTLGIIVTVYLLCYIPYTLSATSTTVISSATITFLLWTLYVNSGLNPLIYALFYRWFKISVKHILTFKIFKPASSLVDIFKDY; encoded by the coding sequence ATGGTCTATGAGATAGAGGATCATGAGACTCAATACTGCTTTCCTGCGATCAACTCATCATGTATCAAGGGAAAGCGCTCAAGTTATGAATACAATATCATGTATGCATTTGTTTCATTGCTCTCAGCATGGACtgtgtttctgaacctgctggtgatcatctccatctctcacttcaagaAGCTTCACACTCCAACCAACCTGATCATTCTCTCTTTGGCTGTGGCCGATATGCTTGTAGGGCTTATTATCATGCCTGTGGATGCCATCAAGCTAATTGAGACATGTTGGTATTTTGGAGACACTTTCTGTGATGTGTTTTTGATAATCATGGGACTGCTTCTCTCAGCATCTCTCAgcaatttagttttaattgccaTTGATCGTTATGTGGCTGTGTGTCACCCTTTACTGTACCCAAAGAAAATAACAACGGCTAAAACTTTAATAAGCATCAGTCTCTGCTGGTTTTTCTCTTCAACCTACAGTATTGGCTATTCAGTTAGTGGCAGATATTTTGAAGCTTCCCAAAGATCAGATGCGTGTTATGGGAAATGCTATTTAGTAATACGTTTTTCTTGGATATTAAccgacctttttttttctctcttgttaccTTGTACCCTGATTATAAATTTATACTTGAGGATTTTCTATGTTGCACATCAGCAAGTGAAAGTTATAAACTCCCTGATGAAGAGTGGTAAATGTGTAACGGAAGGATCAGTGAGGAGGAAATCTGAGAGCAAAGCTGCACTGACATTAGGAATCATTGTGACAGTTTATCTGCTTTGCTATATTCCCTATACATTGTCTGCAACAAGTACTACAGTAATATCTTCTGCCACAATTACATTTCTATTATGGACTTTGTATGTTAACTCTGGCTTGAATCCTCTTATCTATGCTTTATTCTACCGCTGGTTTAAAATATCAGTTAAACACatcttaacatttaaaatattcaagccAGCATCCTCTCTTGtggacatttttaaagattattaa